A window of the Deltaproteobacteria bacterium genome harbors these coding sequences:
- the dnaX gene encoding DNA polymerase III subunit gamma/tau has translation MSYRVLARKYRPQTFEEIIGQGHITRTLQNAIEADRIAQGFLFSGMRGVGKTTLARVFAKALNCKSGPTRTPCNACDHCREITDGNSVDVIEIDGASNTGVDDVRELRENVLYAPARTRYKVYIIDEVHMLSRSAFNALLKTLEEPPSHVIFIFATTEPHKVPITIQSRCQCFSFRKIPLQDVAAQLLHLAASEDLELDPVAAQLIARASEGSMRDAQSLMDQVVSFCGTTITSAETQKVLGLIDRQVLDACTRALVKQDAAGALALVEELSSGGQDLTEFCKALQLHLRNLLMIRILESPEKITSLPAEEIARLKEPAEALDEGRLIAFVEHLNRTEEALRRATTPRFLLEVALVKMTRMQPLREFREIADQLQGLERRLAAGHSPAEGSIPPVAVRKDAAMQVPDGGAAAGSVADRSEMDWETMVRHAQKTSPPVGSILEHAFLKSVAGDRIEIGFAKKVHLDMARRKIKQIREILQGSFHYEPAVELVLHEQPGSTPLTLQAKKKEAARVRKEQLTQESLQHRVVREAVKVFHGRITEVREFS, from the coding sequence ATGTCATACCGGGTATTGGCACGAAAATACCGTCCCCAGACCTTTGAGGAGATCATCGGCCAGGGGCATATTACACGGACCCTCCAGAATGCCATCGAGGCCGACCGGATTGCCCAGGGATTTCTCTTTTCCGGTATGCGGGGGGTCGGAAAGACCACGCTGGCCCGGGTCTTTGCAAAGGCGCTGAACTGCAAGTCCGGGCCGACCCGAACTCCCTGCAATGCCTGTGATCACTGCCGGGAGATCACCGATGGAAACTCGGTGGATGTGATCGAGATCGACGGTGCTTCCAATACCGGTGTCGATGATGTGCGTGAACTTCGTGAAAACGTACTGTATGCTCCGGCACGAACCCGTTACAAGGTCTATATTATTGATGAAGTACACATGCTATCGAGAAGCGCCTTCAATGCCTTGCTGAAGACTTTGGAGGAACCACCGTCCCATGTAATCTTCATCTTTGCCACGACGGAACCCCACAAGGTTCCGATTACCATTCAGTCACGCTGCCAGTGTTTCAGTTTTCGAAAAATTCCCCTGCAGGATGTGGCGGCGCAGTTACTCCATCTTGCGGCATCGGAAGATCTTGAACTGGACCCGGTTGCCGCACAACTGATTGCCCGTGCCTCCGAGGGGAGCATGCGGGATGCGCAGAGCCTAATGGACCAGGTCGTCTCCTTCTGCGGGACAACCATCACTTCTGCCGAGACACAGAAGGTGTTGGGACTGATCGACCGGCAGGTGCTGGATGCGTGTACCCGGGCCCTGGTAAAACAGGATGCCGCCGGGGCCCTCGCCTTGGTGGAGGAGTTAAGCAGCGGGGGACAGGATCTGACGGAGTTCTGCAAGGCGCTGCAATTGCATCTGCGGAACCTGCTGATGATCCGGATTCTGGAGAGCCCGGAAAAGATTACGAGCCTGCCCGCGGAGGAGATCGCCCGTTTAAAAGAACCGGCGGAGGCCCTGGATGAAGGCCGTCTGATCGCTTTTGTTGAACACCTGAATCGGACGGAGGAGGCGCTTCGGCGGGCGACGACACCGAGGTTTCTGCTGGAAGTTGCCCTGGTGAAGATGACCCGGATGCAGCCGTTACGGGAATTTCGGGAGATTGCCGACCAACTGCAGGGACTCGAACGACGTCTTGCCGCCGGACACTCCCCGGCGGAAGGCTCGATTCCGCCTGTGGCGGTCCGGAAGGATGCTGCGATGCAGGTCCCGGACGGAGGCGCTGCCGCCGGGAGCGTAGCAGATCGCTCGGAAATGGATTGGGAGACGATGGTCCGGCATGCACAAAAGACTTCTCCTCCCGTCGGGTCGATCCTCGAACATGCTTTTTTGAAGAGCGTCGCGGGTGATCGGATCGAGATCGGTTTTGCGAAAAAGGTTCATCTCGATATGGCACGGAGAAAGATCAAACAGATCCGGGAAATCCTGCAGGGATCTTTTCATTATGAACCGGCTGTGGAGCTGGTCCTGCATGAGCAACCCGGTTCGACACCGCTGACCCTGCAGGCGAAAAAAAAGGAAGCGGCCCGTGTGAGGAAGGAGCAGCTCACGCAGGAAAGTCTGCAGCACCGTGTTGTCCGGGAGGCTGTGAAAGTCTTCCATGGCCGGATTACGGAAGTCCGTGAATTCTCCTGA
- the gyrA gene encoding DNA gyrase subunit A — protein MEQKGIVLPVNIEETMKRSYLDYSMSVIVGRALPDVRDGLKPVHRRILYAMFREGLLSNKKYSKSAGVVGEVLKKFHPHGDSAVYDSLVRMAQEWNLRYPLIDGQGNFGSVDGDSAAAYRYTEARLTKIAEEMLADIDKETINYTPNFDGSVDEPSVLPTRIPNLLINGSAGIAVGMATNIPPHNLGEIIAGLMLLIDKPDASLEEILAVIPGPDFPTGGFILGWEGIRQAYTTGRGKVLLQARTLVEKGARKGAKDAIIVTEIPYSVNKSRLLEEIARLVQSRKIEGITDLRDESDREGIRIVMELRKNEIAEVVLNQLFKHTSLRTTFGIILLSLIHNEPKILGIREILRHFLDHRKEVVTRRSLFDLRKAEARAHLLEGFKIALDNLDAVIKLIKGSRDPETARTGLMKKFKLTVEQARAILEMRLQRLTGLERDKILSDLKETRTLIKKLKFILEHEDEILKIIQRELAEIRDRYNDPRRSEIIARSAELRVEDLIAEEEMVITISHSGYIKRNAVSLYRAQQRGGRGVTGMGTKDEDFVERLFVAQTHDFILFFTNMGKVYWLKVHEIPQAGRAARGKAIVNLLQISSAETITATLPVREFDESKYIIMATRRGIVKKTSLAAYSHPRTTGIMALSLDAGDQLIRVGITNGDHDILLGTRDGMAIRFHETEVRPMGRVSRGVKGISMRKEDEVMGMEVVNPGETLLTVTENGFGKRTKISEYPVQGRGGKGVITIKTTERNGEVINVRQVSDEDDLMIITRKGQIIRMKIAGVSVIGRNTQGVKLIGIEAGDKVTGVATLAEKESEEE, from the coding sequence ATGGAACAGAAAGGTATCGTCCTTCCCGTCAATATCGAAGAGACCATGAAACGGTCCTATCTTGATTATTCGATGAGCGTCATCGTCGGCCGGGCCCTCCCCGATGTGCGGGATGGTCTCAAACCGGTCCACCGGCGGATCCTCTATGCCATGTTCCGGGAAGGGCTCCTTTCCAATAAAAAATATTCCAAATCGGCCGGAGTGGTCGGGGAGGTGCTGAAGAAGTTTCATCCCCATGGTGATTCCGCTGTCTATGACAGTCTGGTCCGGATGGCCCAGGAGTGGAATCTCCGCTATCCGCTGATCGACGGACAGGGAAATTTCGGGTCCGTCGATGGGGATTCGGCCGCCGCCTACCGTTATACGGAGGCACGTCTGACGAAGATTGCCGAGGAGATGCTGGCCGACATTGACAAGGAAACCATTAATTACACGCCGAATTTTGACGGCTCCGTCGACGAACCTTCCGTCCTGCCGACCCGTATTCCCAACCTCCTGATCAACGGATCGGCGGGAATTGCCGTGGGGATGGCCACCAACATTCCGCCCCACAATCTCGGGGAAATCATTGCGGGTCTGATGTTGCTGATCGATAAACCGGATGCTTCCCTGGAGGAGATCCTCGCCGTTATCCCGGGGCCGGATTTTCCCACGGGCGGGTTCATCCTCGGCTGGGAGGGGATTCGTCAAGCCTACACCACGGGACGGGGAAAAGTGCTTCTGCAGGCCCGGACCCTTGTGGAAAAAGGGGCGCGCAAGGGGGCAAAAGACGCTATCATCGTGACGGAGATTCCCTACAGCGTGAACAAGTCGAGGCTTTTGGAAGAAATTGCACGGCTGGTGCAGAGCAGGAAGATTGAAGGGATTACCGACCTGCGGGATGAATCGGACCGGGAGGGGATCCGGATCGTCATGGAACTGCGCAAAAACGAGATCGCCGAGGTTGTTTTGAACCAGCTCTTTAAACACACCTCGCTTCGCACGACCTTCGGGATCATCCTGCTTTCTCTGATCCACAATGAACCGAAGATCCTGGGGATTCGAGAGATCCTGCGTCATTTTCTCGACCATCGCAAAGAGGTTGTCACCCGCCGGAGTCTTTTCGATCTCAGGAAGGCCGAGGCCCGCGCGCACCTCCTCGAAGGATTCAAGATCGCCCTGGACAACCTGGATGCCGTGATCAAGCTGATCAAGGGCTCCCGGGATCCCGAGACGGCCCGGACGGGCCTGATGAAAAAATTCAAGTTGACGGTGGAACAGGCCCGGGCGATCCTCGAGATGCGTCTTCAGCGCCTGACCGGCCTTGAGCGGGACAAGATTCTTTCCGACCTGAAAGAGACCCGTACCCTGATCAAAAAACTGAAGTTTATCCTGGAACATGAGGATGAAATCCTGAAGATAATCCAAAGGGAATTAGCAGAAATCCGGGATCGATACAACGATCCGAGACGCAGTGAAATCATTGCCCGGTCGGCCGAGCTTCGGGTGGAAGATCTGATCGCGGAAGAGGAGATGGTGATTACCATCTCCCACTCCGGTTATATCAAGCGGAATGCCGTCAGTCTTTACCGCGCGCAACAACGGGGCGGCCGGGGCGTCACCGGTATGGGGACCAAGGATGAGGATTTTGTGGAGCGCCTTTTTGTGGCGCAAACCCATGATTTTATCCTCTTTTTCACCAACATGGGGAAGGTCTACTGGTTAAAGGTACACGAGATTCCCCAGGCGGGTCGGGCCGCCCGGGGGAAGGCAATCGTCAACCTGCTGCAGATCTCATCCGCAGAGACCATTACCGCCACCCTGCCGGTAAGGGAATTTGATGAAAGCAAATACATCATCATGGCTACCCGCCGGGGGATCGTTAAAAAGACCTCTCTCGCGGCTTACAGTCATCCCAGGACGACCGGGATCATGGCTCTCTCCCTCGATGCCGGTGACCAGTTGATTCGGGTCGGCATTACCAACGGGGATCATGACATCCTCCTGGGGACCCGTGACGGGATGGCCATCCGATTCCATGAAACCGAAGTACGCCCCATGGGGCGGGTTTCCCGCGGGGTCAAAGGGATCTCCATGCGGAAAGAGGATGAAGTGATGGGCATGGAGGTGGTCAATCCAGGCGAAACCCTGCTCACGGTCACGGAGAACGGATTCGGAAAACGTACGAAGATCTCCGAATATCCCGTCCAGGGACGCGGCGGCAAAGGGGTGATCACCATCAAAACCACGGAACGCAACGGCGAAGTGATCAACGTCCGGCAGGTCTCCGACGAAGACGACCTGATGATCATCACCCGCAAAGGGCAGATCATCCGGATGAAGATCGCCGGAGTCTCGGTGATCGGACGGAATACCCAGGGTGTCAAATTGATCGGTATTGAAGCAGGAGACAAAGTCACCGGTGTGGCCACCCTTGCAGAAAAGGAAAGTGAAGAGGAATGA
- a CDS encoding 4Fe-4S dicluster domain-containing protein translates to MSGLKNWKELTPGAVIEEAGNAAKYETGGWRTYRPVLDEKKCIHCLNCWISCPDTAIIVRDEKMTGFDYDHCKGCGVCADVCPKKVQAISMEQEGK, encoded by the coding sequence ATGAGCGGACTCAAAAACTGGAAGGAACTGACTCCCGGCGCCGTCATTGAAGAGGCGGGGAATGCCGCAAAGTATGAGACCGGCGGCTGGAGGACCTACCGGCCGGTCCTCGATGAAAAGAAGTGCATTCACTGCCTGAACTGCTGGATCTCCTGTCCCGATACGGCGATTATCGTCCGGGACGAGAAGATGACCGGCTTCGACTATGATCACTGCAAAGGGTGCGGCGTCTGTGCCGATGTCTGTCCGAAAAAGGTGCAGGCGATCTCGATGGAACAGGAAGGAAAATAG
- the recR gene encoding recombination protein RecR, translating into MVASSLTRLIEELKRLPGIGTKTAQRLAFFLMKMPKDRALGLARAIEEVKEKIRFCRRCGNLGEGELCTVCRDSRRDATLICVVQEAMDVMAIDRTGEYRGLFHVLHGALSPMDNIGPDELNLSSLMKRLHEPDVREVILATNPTIEGEATALYLARLIHAKTRIKVSRIAHGIPMGGHLEYADEVTLSKALEGRREIQ; encoded by the coding sequence GTGGTAGCCTCTTCCCTGACCAGGCTGATCGAAGAGCTGAAACGGCTTCCGGGGATCGGAACCAAGACGGCGCAACGGCTTGCCTTCTTCCTGATGAAGATGCCGAAGGATCGGGCCCTGGGGCTGGCCCGGGCGATTGAAGAGGTCAAGGAGAAGATTCGTTTCTGCCGTCGATGCGGAAATCTTGGGGAAGGGGAGCTTTGTACTGTTTGCCGGGACTCCCGACGGGACGCAACCCTTATCTGTGTGGTTCAGGAGGCGATGGATGTTATGGCTATCGACCGGACGGGAGAATACCGGGGTCTCTTTCACGTTCTCCACGGTGCCCTGTCGCCGATGGACAATATCGGCCCCGATGAGTTAAACCTGAGTTCGTTGATGAAGCGGCTGCATGAGCCGGATGTGCGGGAAGTCATTCTGGCGACAAACCCGACCATTGAAGGAGAGGCGACGGCCCTCTACCTGGCCCGGCTGATTCATGCGAAAACGAGGATCAAAGTCAGCCGGATTGCCCACGGCATTCCCATGGGGGGCCATCTGGAGTATGCCGATGAGGTCACCCTCTCGAAGGCGCTGGAGGGGAGACGGGAAATTCAATAA
- a CDS encoding YbaB/EbfC family nucleoid-associated protein produces MSKNMLGDLMRQARQMQEKMKDLQREAGSRVVEASSGGGMVTVRMNGRQELLSLQVEQDLLDSEDSEMLQDLIVAAVNEGIRKSREVMEEEMKKLTGGLNFNIPGLF; encoded by the coding sequence ATGTCCAAAAATATGCTCGGTGATCTGATGCGTCAGGCCCGACAGATGCAGGAGAAGATGAAAGACCTTCAGCGGGAGGCCGGAAGCCGGGTGGTCGAGGCCTCATCCGGCGGCGGGATGGTAACGGTACGGATGAACGGCCGTCAGGAACTTCTTTCCCTGCAGGTTGAACAGGATCTGCTCGACAGCGAGGATTCGGAGATGTTACAGGATCTGATCGTGGCCGCCGTCAATGAAGGGATCCGGAAATCCAGGGAAGTGATGGAAGAGGAAATGAAGAAGTTGACCGGAGGGCTGAATTTCAATATCCCCGGACTTTTCTGA
- the serS gene encoding serine--tRNA ligase: MFDAKFVRNNIQVLERMTVERGDPVSLDEFVQLDAENRHLRTHLEEAQHKINIVSKKIGRLKREGKDAGSLQEEMKEVSSRIKEFKQKKAEVDESIRSILLQIPNIPHESVPDGKGEEDNVEVRRWGHAPEFDFVPQAHWDIGEKLDILDFARGVKLAGARFTLYKGMGARLERALINFMLDIQTGEKGYREILPPLLVNRTTMTGTGQLPKFEEDLFRVPKDEKEDYYLIPTAEVPVTNIHREEILEGEQLPLYYTAFTPCFRKEAGSYGKDTRGLIRQHQFNKVELVKIVEPETSYPELEGLLKDAEEILQRLNLHYRVVTLCKRDLGFSAAKTYDIEVWLPAQNTFREISSCSNFEDFQARRASIRYRPEPKAKPELVHTINGSGLAVGRTLVAILENYQQADGSVIIPEVLRPYLGGVEKIEKRAVTGSG; encoded by the coding sequence ATGTTTGATGCAAAATTTGTACGAAACAACATCCAGGTCTTGGAGCGGATGACCGTCGAGAGAGGCGATCCGGTTTCTCTCGATGAGTTTGTACAGCTCGATGCCGAGAACCGGCATTTACGGACCCATCTGGAGGAGGCACAGCACAAGATCAACATTGTCTCCAAAAAGATCGGCCGGCTCAAGCGGGAAGGAAAGGATGCAGGGTCACTCCAGGAAGAGATGAAAGAGGTCTCCTCTCGGATCAAGGAGTTCAAACAGAAAAAAGCGGAGGTTGATGAGTCGATCCGTTCCATTCTGTTGCAGATCCCGAACATTCCCCACGAGTCCGTTCCCGACGGCAAGGGCGAGGAGGACAATGTCGAGGTCCGGCGCTGGGGGCATGCTCCGGAGTTTGATTTTGTGCCGCAGGCCCATTGGGACATCGGTGAAAAACTCGATATTCTCGATTTTGCCCGCGGAGTCAAGCTGGCCGGTGCACGTTTCACTTTGTATAAAGGGATGGGCGCCCGTCTGGAGAGGGCGCTGATCAACTTTATGCTCGATATCCAGACCGGGGAGAAGGGCTACCGGGAAATTCTGCCCCCCCTTTTGGTGAACCGGACGACCATGACCGGTACGGGTCAACTTCCGAAATTTGAGGAAGATCTTTTTCGGGTTCCCAAGGATGAGAAGGAAGACTATTATCTGATCCCCACGGCCGAAGTGCCGGTCACCAATATCCACAGAGAGGAGATTCTTGAGGGTGAGCAGCTCCCTCTTTACTATACGGCCTTTACCCCCTGTTTTCGAAAGGAAGCCGGTTCTTACGGGAAAGACACCCGGGGGCTGATCCGCCAGCATCAATTCAACAAAGTGGAGCTGGTAAAGATCGTGGAACCGGAGACTTCCTATCCGGAATTAGAGGGGCTCCTGAAGGATGCCGAAGAGATTCTGCAACGTCTCAATCTCCACTATCGTGTGGTCACTCTTTGTAAGAGAGATCTCGGGTTTTCGGCGGCGAAGACCTATGACATCGAGGTCTGGTTGCCGGCACAGAACACTTTCCGGGAAATCTCCTCTTGCAGTAATTTCGAGGATTTTCAGGCCCGGCGGGCTTCGATCCGCTACCGTCCGGAACCAAAAGCGAAACCGGAACTGGTCCACACGATCAACGGCTCCGGATTGGCCGTCGGGCGGACCCTGGTCGCGATCTTGGAGAACTATCAGCAGGCCGACGGCAGCGTGATCATCCCCGAGGTCCTGCGCCCCTACTTGGGGGGTGTCGAGAAGATAGAGAAAAGAGCAGTTACCGGATCCGGATAG
- a CDS encoding nucleoside deaminase, which produces MCRALEEAVLALEHREVPIGAVAVSEGVIVGRGYNRKETDRDATAHAEILALREASETLGRWRLTDVTLYVTLEPCVMCAGAMVQARLGRLVFGAYDRKGGACGSEFHITQDFRLNHQVETRGGVMTEEAERLLCTFFARLR; this is translated from the coding sequence ATGTGCCGGGCATTAGAGGAGGCGGTCCTGGCCTTGGAGCACCGGGAGGTGCCGATCGGGGCGGTTGCCGTATCGGAGGGAGTCATCGTCGGGCGGGGCTATAACCGGAAGGAGACGGACCGGGATGCCACGGCCCATGCCGAGATCCTGGCCCTGCGGGAGGCTTCGGAGACCCTCGGTCGATGGAGGCTGACCGATGTGACCCTCTATGTGACGCTGGAGCCCTGCGTCATGTGCGCCGGCGCCATGGTGCAGGCCCGCCTCGGACGACTTGTCTTCGGTGCTTATGACCGCAAAGGTGGCGCCTGTGGATCGGAGTTCCATATCACACAGGATTTCCGGCTCAACCACCAAGTGGAAACCCGGGGGGGCGTGATGACGGAGGAAGCGGAACGGCTTCTCTGCACTTTCTTCGCCCGTCTCCGGTAG
- a CDS encoding tetratricopeptide repeat protein → MKRNDRPGILRCLFILLLLSLAACRNDPSEQLLLKAGDALREGRVEEALSDYTQAVSRDPHTETAQEANYRIGEIYRLFKNQPEEAIGFFRKAADDGRLSRYGEKAQKNIAEIYQQEFKDYKKAIPELQRLIDRFPASQSAAEAQYRIGQSYMALKQYDQARIEYSRLLDRYGSSEYRDDGAYRIGVAYEREGDFKAARRAYESFLTHYPDSPLVPNVRLGLANILEELGEIDGALKQLTLLEKNYPNQEVILRKLDALLKKKNTGKTVGFSEKK, encoded by the coding sequence GTGAAGAGGAATGATCGCCCGGGAATCCTCCGGTGTCTGTTCATACTCCTTCTTTTGAGTCTTGCCGCCTGCCGGAATGATCCGTCGGAGCAACTGCTCCTCAAGGCCGGAGATGCCTTGCGGGAAGGGCGGGTGGAAGAAGCACTCTCCGACTACACTCAGGCGGTCTCACGTGATCCCCATACGGAAACTGCACAGGAAGCGAATTACCGGATCGGAGAGATCTACCGTCTTTTTAAGAACCAGCCGGAAGAGGCGATCGGATTTTTCCGGAAAGCCGCCGACGACGGAAGACTCTCCCGGTATGGAGAAAAGGCGCAAAAGAACATTGCGGAGATTTATCAGCAGGAATTCAAGGATTACAAAAAGGCCATTCCGGAATTACAGCGCCTCATCGACCGTTTCCCCGCCTCACAGTCGGCCGCAGAGGCGCAGTACCGAATCGGCCAGAGTTATATGGCGCTGAAACAGTATGATCAGGCCCGCATTGAATATTCCCGGCTGCTTGACCGCTACGGCAGCAGCGAATATCGGGATGACGGTGCCTACCGGATCGGCGTTGCCTATGAGCGGGAAGGTGATTTCAAAGCCGCCCGGCGGGCATATGAAAGTTTTCTCACCCACTATCCGGACAGTCCCCTCGTGCCGAATGTACGCCTTGGACTGGCCAATATTCTGGAGGAATTAGGGGAAATTGACGGGGCACTGAAACAGCTTACCTTACTGGAAAAGAACTATCCCAACCAGGAAGTGATCCTGAGAAAGCTTGATGCATTGCTGAAAAAGAAGAATACCGGTAAGACCGTGGGTTTTTCCGAAAAGAAATGA
- a CDS encoding pyruvate synthase: MLMSITEVRWHARAGQGAVTAAKILAEATMAQGEYVQAFPEYGPERMGAPLRAYNRISDAPLTMHCQVTNPNVVIVVDSSLLETQDVTDGTPEDAVFLVNTTHSPAEVAEKLGRPVDRVFTVDATQISIDCLGRPIPNTPLLGALSRATGLVKLDVLLTDLAVNLKKKFPEKIVQGNTASVERAYKEVKGI; encoded by the coding sequence ATTCTTATGTCGATCACCGAAGTTCGATGGCACGCACGGGCCGGTCAGGGAGCCGTTACCGCGGCAAAGATCCTGGCGGAGGCAACGATGGCACAGGGAGAATATGTGCAGGCCTTTCCGGAATATGGACCGGAGCGGATGGGGGCCCCCCTTCGGGCCTACAACCGGATCAGCGATGCCCCCCTGACCATGCACTGTCAGGTGACCAATCCCAATGTGGTCATCGTCGTCGACAGCTCGCTGCTGGAGACGCAGGACGTGACCGACGGCACACCGGAGGATGCCGTTTTCCTCGTCAACACGACCCACTCCCCCGCGGAGGTTGCCGAAAAACTGGGACGCCCCGTCGACCGAGTCTTTACGGTGGATGCCACGCAGATCTCCATCGACTGCCTCGGGCGGCCGATTCCCAATACGCCCCTGTTGGGTGCCCTTTCCAGGGCGACGGGGCTGGTCAAACTTGACGTCCTGTTGACGGACCTGGCGGTGAACCTGAAGAAAAAATTCCCCGAAAAAATCGTGCAGGGCAATACGGCTTCGGTGGAACGAGCCTACAAGGAGGTAAAAGGAATATGA
- the porA gene encoding pyruvate ferredoxin oxidoreductase — MGQRVAMTGNIAMANAMRQINPDVCAAYPITPSTEIMQQFSSFVADGLVKTVLVPAESEHSAMSACIGAAAAGGRVMTATSSQGLALMWEMLFIAAGNRLPIVLAMANRALSAPINIHGDTSDAMGARDSGWIQIFSENGQEAYDNLIQAVRIAEHLDIRLPVMVGMDGFIISHSIESMELLDDEKVRDFVGEYTPSRPLLDIQHPRTYGPLDLQDYYIEHKRQEYEAMKNAKSVILEVAKDFSNRFGREYGLFEAYHLDDAEVAIVVLNSAAGTVKTVIEELRADGVKAGLLKPRVFRPFPAEEIAAALSGVKAVCVMDRADGVNAVGGPLFPEFRSALYDATPRPMIINKVFGLGGRDLGLHHVREVFAELGKIAETGKIETLAEYITVRN; from the coding sequence ATGGGACAACGAGTAGCAATGACAGGAAACATCGCCATGGCCAACGCCATGCGCCAGATCAACCCGGATGTGTGTGCCGCCTATCCGATCACACCCTCCACCGAGATCATGCAGCAGTTTTCAAGTTTTGTGGCGGACGGATTGGTAAAGACGGTCCTGGTGCCCGCCGAGAGTGAGCACAGCGCCATGAGCGCCTGTATCGGCGCCGCCGCCGCCGGCGGCCGGGTGATGACGGCCACCTCTTCCCAGGGACTGGCCCTCATGTGGGAGATGCTCTTCATCGCGGCGGGGAACCGGCTTCCCATCGTACTGGCCATGGCCAACCGGGCCTTGTCCGCCCCGATCAATATTCACGGCGATACCTCCGATGCCATGGGGGCACGGGACTCCGGCTGGATCCAGATCTTCTCGGAAAATGGTCAGGAAGCCTATGATAATCTGATCCAGGCCGTGCGCATCGCCGAGCATCTTGATATACGTCTCCCCGTCATGGTTGGGATGGACGGTTTCATCATCAGCCACTCCATCGAGAGCATGGAGTTGTTAGACGATGAAAAGGTACGGGATTTCGTGGGAGAATATACCCCGAGTCGGCCTCTTCTTGACATTCAACATCCCCGGACCTACGGTCCCCTCGATCTGCAGGATTATTACATCGAACACAAACGGCAGGAATACGAGGCAATGAAAAATGCCAAGTCGGTGATCCTGGAAGTGGCGAAGGATTTTTCGAACCGCTTCGGCCGGGAGTACGGCCTCTTTGAGGCGTACCATCTTGATGATGCCGAGGTCGCCATCGTGGTCTTGAACTCCGCGGCCGGGACCGTCAAGACGGTTATTGAAGAACTGCGGGCCGACGGGGTGAAGGCGGGTCTGTTGAAACCCAGGGTCTTTCGCCCCTTCCCGGCGGAGGAGATCGCCGCCGCCCTCTCCGGTGTCAAGGCGGTCTGTGTAATGGACCGGGCCGACGGGGTCAATGCCGTCGGCGGACCCCTTTTCCCGGAATTCCGTTCCGCCCTGTATGATGCAACTCCCCGTCCGATGATCATCAACAAGGTTTTCGGGCTCGGCGGGCGCGACCTCGGTCTGCACCATGTACGTGAGGTCTTCGCCGAATTAGGGAAGATTGCCGAAACCGGAAAGATTGAAACCCTGGCCGAATACATTACTGTTCGAAACTGA
- a CDS encoding pyruvate ferredoxin oxidoreductase (catalyzes the formation of acetyl-CoA from pyruvate and coenzyme A) has protein sequence MSKLTLKELSKQEELLSGGHRLCAGCGASIIVRQILLAAEDPVVVTSATGCLEVATTIFPYTAWKVPFFHSAFENSAATASGVEAMYQSLKKQGKIKEKIKFIAFGGDGGTYDIGFQSLSGALERGHDFTYICYDNGAYMNTGIQRSSSTPIGAATTTSPAGKVVPGKMQHRKNLTKIVEAHNIPYLAQASPSKPMDLMKKVRKALATEGPCFLNIVSPCNRGWRSALDGAIRESQLAVDTCFWPLYEVEEGKVKITFKPKEKKPIEEWLKVQGRFKHLFKPENGWIIEKMQKRIDHDWEKLLARHEADQPVKE, from the coding sequence ATGTCCAAACTGACACTCAAGGAACTTTCCAAACAGGAGGAACTCTTAAGCGGAGGGCACAGACTCTGTGCCGGGTGCGGCGCTTCCATTATCGTCCGCCAGATCCTCTTGGCCGCCGAGGACCCCGTGGTCGTGACGAGCGCCACCGGGTGTCTCGAAGTGGCCACGACCATCTTCCCCTACACTGCCTGGAAGGTCCCCTTTTTCCATTCAGCCTTTGAAAATTCCGCCGCCACGGCGTCCGGTGTTGAGGCCATGTATCAATCCCTCAAAAAACAGGGAAAGATCAAAGAGAAAATCAAGTTTATCGCCTTCGGCGGTGACGGGGGGACCTACGACATCGGTTTCCAGTCTCTTTCGGGAGCACTGGAGCGGGGTCATGATTTTACCTATATTTGTTACGACAACGGGGCCTACATGAACACCGGGATTCAGCGGTCGAGTTCGACCCCGATCGGCGCTGCGACGACGACCAGCCCCGCCGGTAAGGTGGTGCCCGGCAAGATGCAGCACCGGAAGAACCTGACGAAGATCGTGGAGGCCCACAATATCCCCTACCTGGCCCAGGCAAGTCCCTCCAAACCGATGGATCTGATGAAGAAGGTTCGCAAGGCCCTGGCCACGGAAGGTCCCTGTTTTCTGAACATTGTTTCCCCCTGCAACCGGGGATGGCGTTCCGCCCTGGATGGAGCGATCCGGGAATCCCAGCTTGCCGTCGATACTTGTTTCTGGCCCCTGTATGAAGTCGAAGAGGGGAAGGTGAAGATTACCTTTAAACCGAAGGAGAAAAAACCGATCGAAGAGTGGCTGAAGGTCCAGGGGCGTTTCAAACATCTCTTCAAGCCGGAAAACGGATGGATCATCGAAAAAATGCAAAAAAGGATCGACCACGACTGGGAAAAACTTCTGGCCCGCCATGAGGCGGATCAGCCCGTGAAAGAGTAG